A single window of Cryptococcus neoformans var. neoformans JEC21 chromosome 3 sequence DNA harbors:
- a CDS encoding protein kinase C, putative codes for MASNDPKAKVILQSIATEKRNIEGARAVIRAFEASSKNETVIQQAQNEIRTATMSIKFLEDELAKLQVGGSGGASGTPGRGEPSGGTGAGVPGKQGPQGVVASSPGGRGMAGDRERPLPPPPPGAEQDSAKKPETKNYSQLDLLRYDAPLTGAKITRMLNQLQFKLQVEEQYKTGIEKMAQAYRAEGDKRLKSETDAKKSESEGKIQLLRKAKKRYESLAKFGGAVEDDEDLMSDGKRKEALRKPISGKLVISLRSARDLNHRALPRRSSKTYSETTVVIKVEGNERAVSHPSRNDKWHEDFHIPVEKANEVEITIYDTVAPGDSAPIGMLWLRVSDLVEALRRQKVGIEGQGAGWVTAATAATMGPRSSGNAPDSVTLHSAGTLRGKPDAEGKGPDGIDGWWSVEPAGAISLRMDFVKDTVAGARRPYEALGRQGAVRMRKGDVYEMNGHKFVQRQFYQPIMCALCQEFLLTGEGYQCEDCRYACHKKCYPKVVTKCISKSNADGEGDEEKINHRIPHRFTPYTNMSANWCCHCGYMLPFGRKNAVKCSECALTCHQTCSHLVPDFCGMTMEMANLLLKNLRDIKTTQHRKPVPSTSTSSNQRPIQPQVQNQQTGAYDNLRPAGGRAMPQLPPVAVPSNKISFEGDRLQEPHGQIPPVMPAAQPQPQTLPPSAQSVQSPVKPQYVPQPAVQQQVAQRLPPQQPLMARKRKVGLDDFNFLAVLGKGNFGKVMLAEEKTSSNLYAIKVLKKEFIIENDEVESTQSEKRVFLAAAQERHPFLLGLHSCFQTETRVYFVMEYISGGDLMLHIQKKQFTLRQAKFYACEVLLALQYFHSKGIIYRDLKLDNILLTLDGHVKVADYGLCKEEMWFGKTTSTFCGTPEFMAPEILLEQRYGRAVDWWAFGVLTYEMLLGQSPFRGEDEDEIFDAILEDEPLYPITMPRDAVSLLQRLLTRDPTRRLGAGEGDAEEIKQHLFFRDVNFDDVYHKRIPPPYFPVIGNATDTSNFDQEFTREQPTLTPVHTQLSEADQKEFAGFSWIAPWAAAQT; via the exons ATG GCATCCAATGATCCCAAGGCCAAGGTGATCCTTCAGAGCATCGCGACGGAGAAGCGCAACATCGAAGGTGCCCGAGCCGTCATCCGAGCATTCGAAGCCTCATCAAAAAATGAAACTGTAATACAGCAGGCTCAGAATGAAATACGCACAGCGACGATGTCCATCAAGTTCCTTGAAGATGAGTTGGCAAAGCTGCAGGTGGGCGGATCAGGAGGTGCATCTGGGACTCCAGGGAGGGGTGAGCCATCTGGCGGGACGGGGGCAGGAGTTCCCGGAAAGCAAGGGCCGCAGGGAGTAGTCGCGTCTAGTCCAGGCGGAAGGGGGATGGCTGGAGATCGGGAAAGGCCCTtgccccctccaccacctgGAGCTGAGCAAGACAGCGCCAAGAAGCCTGAAACGAAAAATTATTCTCAATTAG ATTTGTTACGATATGACGCACCATTGACCGGAGCTAAAATTACTCGAATGTTAAATCAACTTCAGTTCAAATTGCAAGTTGAAGAACAATACAAGACGGGTATCGAGAAGATGGCACAAGCATACCGGGCTGAGGGTGAtaagagattgaagagcgAGACGGACGCTAAAAAGTCTGAAAGCGAGGGGAAGATACAACTGTTGAgaaaggcgaagaagaggtatGAATCGCTGGCCAAATTCGGTGGAGCTgtggaagacgacgaag ACTTAATGTCTGATGGAAAACGCAAGGAGGCTCTTCGTAAACCCATCTCCGGCAAATTGGTAATCTCTCTTCGCTCTGCTCGTGATCTTAACCATCGCGCCCTTCCCCGTCGTTCTTCGAAAACCTACTCGGAAACCACAGTCGTCATCAAGGTCGAAGGTAACGAACGTGCTgtctctcatccttcacGAAACGACAAGTGGCACGAGGACTTCCATATTCCGGTGGAAAAAGCCAATGAGGTAGAAATTACTATTTATGATACGGTTGCCCCCGGTGATTCAGCCCCCATTGGGATGCTCTGGTTGCGAGTGAGCGATCTTGTAGAGGCATTGCGAAGACAAAAAGTCGGGATTGAAGGTCAGGGTGCTGGCTGGGTGACTGCTGCGACTGCTGCGACGATGGGCCCGAGGAGCAGCGGCAATGCGCCAGACTCGGTTACGTTGCACAGTGCTGGAACTTTGAGAGGCAAGCCGGACGCAGAAGGCAAAGGGCCTGACGGGATCGACGGTTGGTGGTCTGTTGAACCCGCCGGTGCGATATCATTGAGAATGGATTTTG TAAAGGATACGGTGGCTGGTGCGCGTCGTCCTTACGAAGCTCTTGGTCGACAAGGTGCTGTTCGTATGCGAAAGGGCGATGTCTACGAGATGAACGGTCACAAATTCGTACAACGCCAGTTCTACCAGCCCATCATGTGTGCCCTGTGCCAGGAGTTCTTGCTCACTGGTGAAGGATATCAATGCGAGGATTGTAGGTATGCCTGCCACAAGAAGTGTTATCCGAAGGTTGTGACGAAGTGTATCAGCAAGTCGAACGCAGATGGC GAGGGAGACGAGGAAAAAATCAACCATAGAATCCCTCACAGATTCACTCCGTACACCAATATGTCTGCCAACTGGTGCTGTCACTGTGGATACATGCTTCCCTTCGGTCGTAAGAATGCTGTCAAGTGTTCTG AGTGTGCCCTTACTTGTCACCAAACGTGTTCACATCTTGTTCCAGATTTCTGTGGTATGACTATGGAGATGGCCAATTTACTGCTCAAGAATCTTCGTGACATCAAGACCACTCAGCACCGCAAGCCTGTTCCTTCAACATCCACCTCATCCA ACCAAAGGCCAATTCAGCCACAAGTTCAAAACCAGCAAACTGGTGCTTATGATAATCTCCGTCCTGCTGGTGGCAGAGCAATGCCCCAGTTGCCACCTGTCGCAGTGCCAAGCAACAAAATTAGCTTTGAAGGCGACAGACTGCAAGAGCCTCATGGTCAAATTCCTCCGGTTATGCCTGCGGCTCAGCCCCAACCACAAACTCTCCCACCTAGTGCTCAATCTGTTCAATCCCCTGTCAAACCTCAATATGTTCCTCAACCCGCTGTCCAGCAACAAGTGGCCCAGAGATTGCCTCCTCAGCAGCCGCTCATGGCtagaaagaggaaggttggACTGGATGATTTCAACTTTTTAGCAGTGTTGGGCAAGGGCAATTTTGGAAAGGTCATGCTTGCTGAGGAAAAGACTTCGAGCAATTTGTACGCCATCAAGGTCTTGAAGAAAGAATTTATTATTGAGAACGACGAGGTTGAGAG TACTCAATCTGAGAAACGAGTGTTTTTGGCTGCTGCGCAGGAACgtcatcccttccttctcggTCTCCACTCTTGTTTCCAAACGGAGACTCGTGTTTATTTCGTCATGGAGTACATCTCTGGCGGTGATCTCATGCTTCATATCCAGAAAAAACAGTTCACTCTCCGTCAAGCCAAGTTTTACGCGTGTGAAGTTCTGCTTGCATTGCAGTACTTCCATTCGAAAGGCATTATCTACCGAGATTTGAAGCTGGATAATATTTTGTTGACATTGGATGGTCATGTGAAGGTGGCAGACTATGGCTTATGTAAAGAGGAGATGTGGTTTGGTAAGACGACGAGCACCTTCTGTGGTACCCCTGAATTTATGGCACCCGAG ATTCTTCTTGAACAACGTTATGGCCGTGCGGTGGATTGGTGGGCTTTCGGTGTGTTGACATATGAGATGTTGCTGGGACAGTCTCCTTTCCgaggcgaagatgaagatgagatcTTTGACGCTAttttggaggatgagccTTTATACCCCATTACTATGCCTCGGGATGCTgtgtctcttcttcagcgg CTTCTTACCCGTGATCCTACGCGGCGACTTGGTGCTGGCGAAGGGGACGCTGAAGAAATCAAGCAACACTTATTCTTCCGCGACGTCAACTTTGACGATGTCTATCATAAAAGAATCCCACCACCATACTTCCCGGTGATCGGTAATGCTACTGACACTAGCAATTTTGACCAGGAGTTTACAAGGGAGCAGCCCACATTGACTCCGGTCCATACGCAATTGAGCGAGGCGGATCAAAAGGAGTTTGCTGGCTTCTCTTGG ATTGCTCCTTGGGCTGCAGCACAGACCTAG
- a CDS encoding protein kinase C, putative, which translates to MASNDPKAKVILQSIATEKRNIEGARAVIRAFEASSKNETVIQQAQNEIRTATMSIKFLEDELAKLQVGGSGGASGTPGRGEPSGGTGAGVPGKQGPQGVVASSPGGRGMAGDRERPLPPPPPGAEQDSAKKPETKNYSQLDLLRYDAPLTGAKITRMLNQLQFKLQVEEQYKTGIEKMAQAYRAEGDKRLKSETDAKKSESEGKIQLLRKAKKRYESLAKFGGAVEDDEDLMSDGKRKEALRKPISGKLVISLRSARDLNHRALPRRSSKTYSETTVVIKVEGNERAVSHPSRNDKWHEDFHIPVEKANEVEITIYDTVAPGDSAPIGMLWLRVSDLVEALRRQKVGIEGQGAGWVTAATAATMGPRSSGNAPDSVTLHSAGTLRGKPDAEGKGPDGIDGWWSVEPAGAISLRMDFVKDTVAGARRPYEALGRQGAVRMRKGDVYEMNGHKFVQRQFYQPIMCALCQEFLLTGEGYQCEDCRYACHKKCYPKVVTKCISKSNADGEGDEEKINHRIPHRFTPYTNMSANWCCHCGYMLPFGRKNAVKCSECALTCHQTCSHLVPDFCGMTMEMANLLLKNLRDIKTTQHRKPVPSTSTSSSVSTLPSYHSQESRSHPVQSAAPQQPAPSSRPPAGALPSTDQRPIQPQVQNQQTGAYDNLRPAGGRAMPQLPPVAVPSNKISFEGDRLQEPHGQIPPVMPAAQPQPQTLPPSAQSVQSPVKPQYVPQPAVQQQVAQRLPPQQPLMARKRKVGLDDFNFLAVLGKGNFGKVMLAEEKTSSNLYAIKVLKKEFIIENDEVESTQSEKRVFLAAAQERHPFLLGLHSCFQTETRVYFVMEYISGGDLMLHIQKKQFTLRQAKFYACEVLLALQYFHSKGIIYRDLKLDNILLTLDGHVKVADYGLCKEEMWFGKTTSTFCGTPEFMAPEILLEQRYGRAVDWWAFGVLTYEMLLGQSPFRGEDEDEIFDAILEDEPLYPITMPRDAVSLLQRLLTRDPTRRLGAGEGDAEEIKQHLFFRDVNFDDVYHKRIPPPYFPVIGNATDTSNFDQEFTREQPTLTPVHTQLSEADQKEFAGFSWIAPWAAAQT; encoded by the exons ATG GCATCCAATGATCCCAAGGCCAAGGTGATCCTTCAGAGCATCGCGACGGAGAAGCGCAACATCGAAGGTGCCCGAGCCGTCATCCGAGCATTCGAAGCCTCATCAAAAAATGAAACTGTAATACAGCAGGCTCAGAATGAAATACGCACAGCGACGATGTCCATCAAGTTCCTTGAAGATGAGTTGGCAAAGCTGCAGGTGGGCGGATCAGGAGGTGCATCTGGGACTCCAGGGAGGGGTGAGCCATCTGGCGGGACGGGGGCAGGAGTTCCCGGAAAGCAAGGGCCGCAGGGAGTAGTCGCGTCTAGTCCAGGCGGAAGGGGGATGGCTGGAGATCGGGAAAGGCCCTtgccccctccaccacctgGAGCTGAGCAAGACAGCGCCAAGAAGCCTGAAACGAAAAATTATTCTCAATTAG ATTTGTTACGATATGACGCACCATTGACCGGAGCTAAAATTACTCGAATGTTAAATCAACTTCAGTTCAAATTGCAAGTTGAAGAACAATACAAGACGGGTATCGAGAAGATGGCACAAGCATACCGGGCTGAGGGTGAtaagagattgaagagcgAGACGGACGCTAAAAAGTCTGAAAGCGAGGGGAAGATACAACTGTTGAgaaaggcgaagaagaggtatGAATCGCTGGCCAAATTCGGTGGAGCTgtggaagacgacgaag ACTTAATGTCTGATGGAAAACGCAAGGAGGCTCTTCGTAAACCCATCTCCGGCAAATTGGTAATCTCTCTTCGCTCTGCTCGTGATCTTAACCATCGCGCCCTTCCCCGTCGTTCTTCGAAAACCTACTCGGAAACCACAGTCGTCATCAAGGTCGAAGGTAACGAACGTGCTgtctctcatccttcacGAAACGACAAGTGGCACGAGGACTTCCATATTCCGGTGGAAAAAGCCAATGAGGTAGAAATTACTATTTATGATACGGTTGCCCCCGGTGATTCAGCCCCCATTGGGATGCTCTGGTTGCGAGTGAGCGATCTTGTAGAGGCATTGCGAAGACAAAAAGTCGGGATTGAAGGTCAGGGTGCTGGCTGGGTGACTGCTGCGACTGCTGCGACGATGGGCCCGAGGAGCAGCGGCAATGCGCCAGACTCGGTTACGTTGCACAGTGCTGGAACTTTGAGAGGCAAGCCGGACGCAGAAGGCAAAGGGCCTGACGGGATCGACGGTTGGTGGTCTGTTGAACCCGCCGGTGCGATATCATTGAGAATGGATTTTG TAAAGGATACGGTGGCTGGTGCGCGTCGTCCTTACGAAGCTCTTGGTCGACAAGGTGCTGTTCGTATGCGAAAGGGCGATGTCTACGAGATGAACGGTCACAAATTCGTACAACGCCAGTTCTACCAGCCCATCATGTGTGCCCTGTGCCAGGAGTTCTTGCTCACTGGTGAAGGATATCAATGCGAGGATTGTAGGTATGCCTGCCACAAGAAGTGTTATCCGAAGGTTGTGACGAAGTGTATCAGCAAGTCGAACGCAGATGGC GAGGGAGACGAGGAAAAAATCAACCATAGAATCCCTCACAGATTCACTCCGTACACCAATATGTCTGCCAACTGGTGCTGTCACTGTGGATACATGCTTCCCTTCGGTCGTAAGAATGCTGTCAAGTGTTCTG AGTGTGCCCTTACTTGTCACCAAACGTGTTCACATCTTGTTCCAGATTTCTGTGGTATGACTATGGAGATGGCCAATTTACTGCTCAAGAATCTTCGTGACATCAAGACCACTCAGCACCGCAAGCCTGTTCCTTCAACATCCACCTCATCCAGTGTGTCTACTCTTCCCTCTTATCATTCTCAAGAGTCTCGTTCTCATCCAGTGCAATCTGCTGCGCCACAACAACCGGCCCCGTCATCTCGTCCACCTGCTGGTGCTTTGCCCTCAACAGACCAAAGGCCAATTCAGCCACAAGTTCAAAACCAGCAAACTGGTGCTTATGATAATCTCCGTCCTGCTGGTGGCAGAGCAATGCCCCAGTTGCCACCTGTCGCAGTGCCAAGCAACAAAATTAGCTTTGAAGGCGACAGACTGCAAGAGCCTCATGGTCAAATTCCTCCGGTTATGCCTGCGGCTCAGCCCCAACCACAAACTCTCCCACCTAGTGCTCAATCTGTTCAATCCCCTGTCAAACCTCAATATGTTCCTCAACCCGCTGTCCAGCAACAAGTGGCCCAGAGATTGCCTCCTCAGCAGCCGCTCATGGCtagaaagaggaaggttggACTGGATGATTTCAACTTTTTAGCAGTGTTGGGCAAGGGCAATTTTGGAAAGGTCATGCTTGCTGAGGAAAAGACTTCGAGCAATTTGTACGCCATCAAGGTCTTGAAGAAAGAATTTATTATTGAGAACGACGAGGTTGAGAG TACTCAATCTGAGAAACGAGTGTTTTTGGCTGCTGCGCAGGAACgtcatcccttccttctcggTCTCCACTCTTGTTTCCAAACGGAGACTCGTGTTTATTTCGTCATGGAGTACATCTCTGGCGGTGATCTCATGCTTCATATCCAGAAAAAACAGTTCACTCTCCGTCAAGCCAAGTTTTACGCGTGTGAAGTTCTGCTTGCATTGCAGTACTTCCATTCGAAAGGCATTATCTACCGAGATTTGAAGCTGGATAATATTTTGTTGACATTGGATGGTCATGTGAAGGTGGCAGACTATGGCTTATGTAAAGAGGAGATGTGGTTTGGTAAGACGACGAGCACCTTCTGTGGTACCCCTGAATTTATGGCACCCGAG ATTCTTCTTGAACAACGTTATGGCCGTGCGGTGGATTGGTGGGCTTTCGGTGTGTTGACATATGAGATGTTGCTGGGACAGTCTCCTTTCCgaggcgaagatgaagatgagatcTTTGACGCTAttttggaggatgagccTTTATACCCCATTACTATGCCTCGGGATGCTgtgtctcttcttcagcgg CTTCTTACCCGTGATCCTACGCGGCGACTTGGTGCTGGCGAAGGGGACGCTGAAGAAATCAAGCAACACTTATTCTTCCGCGACGTCAACTTTGACGATGTCTATCATAAAAGAATCCCACCACCATACTTCCCGGTGATCGGTAATGCTACTGACACTAGCAATTTTGACCAGGAGTTTACAAGGGAGCAGCCCACATTGACTCCGGTCCATACGCAATTGAGCGAGGCGGATCAAAAGGAGTTTGCTGGCTTCTCTTGG ATTGCTCCTTGGGCTGCAGCACAGACCTAG